Proteins encoded by one window of Chondromyces crocatus:
- the ruvB gene encoding Holliday junction branch migration DNA helicase RuvB, with amino-acid sequence MAERVISPGETGDDDRFDRLFRPGSLDEYVGQEKHKDNLKVFVQAARRRREPLDHILFCGPPGLGKTTLAHILAREMGVTLHATSGPAVEHKGALAGLLTKLEENDVLFIDEIHRLTPAVEESLYPAIESFKIDIMTGDGPYATTIQLGLKPFTLVGATTRTGLLTAPLLSRFGYVMRLDFYPVEELEQIVQRSSRLLDIPIEPAGAREIAARSRGTPRVANRLLRRVRDFAEVLGDGRITAEIARKTSERLEIDAAGLDEMDRRLLRVIIDHYDGGPVGIDTLAAALSEPRDTVEDVYEPFLLQQGFLGRTPRGRIATRRAYEHLRIPLPGPDQGNLFS; translated from the coding sequence ATGGCTGAACGGGTGATCTCCCCCGGCGAGACGGGCGATGACGATCGGTTTGACCGCCTCTTTCGCCCGGGCTCGCTCGACGAGTACGTCGGCCAGGAGAAGCACAAGGACAACCTCAAAGTCTTCGTCCAGGCCGCACGACGGCGTCGCGAGCCGCTCGATCACATCCTCTTCTGCGGCCCTCCGGGGCTAGGGAAGACGACGCTGGCGCACATCCTCGCCAGGGAGATGGGGGTCACGCTCCACGCTACGAGCGGCCCCGCCGTGGAGCACAAAGGGGCGCTCGCAGGCCTCCTGACCAAGCTCGAGGAGAATGACGTTCTCTTCATCGACGAGATCCATCGGCTGACCCCCGCCGTCGAGGAGAGCCTCTACCCCGCGATCGAGTCCTTCAAGATCGACATCATGACCGGTGACGGCCCCTATGCGACCACGATCCAGCTCGGCCTGAAACCATTCACCCTGGTGGGCGCCACGACGCGGACCGGACTGCTCACGGCCCCTCTCCTCTCGCGCTTCGGCTACGTGATGCGGCTCGATTTTTATCCAGTCGAGGAGCTGGAACAGATTGTCCAGCGGAGCTCACGCCTCCTCGATATCCCCATCGAGCCTGCCGGCGCTCGCGAGATCGCTGCACGCTCACGGGGAACGCCGCGCGTCGCGAACCGTCTGCTGCGAAGGGTGCGCGACTTCGCCGAGGTGCTCGGCGACGGCCGTATCACCGCGGAGATTGCCCGCAAGACCTCCGAACGGCTCGAGATCGACGCTGCTGGCCTCGACGAGATGGATCGCCGGCTGCTGCGCGTGATCATCGATCACTATGACGGTGGTCCCGTCGGGATCGACACGCTCGCAGCGGCGCTGAGTGAGCCTCGTGACACGGTGGAGGACGTGTATGAACCCTTCCTGCTTCAGCAGGGATTTCTGGGTCGTACACCACGCGGTCGCATCGCCACGAGGCGTGCGTACGAGCACCTCCGCATCCCCCTCCCGGGCCCTGATCAGGGAAATCTGTTCTCCTGA
- a CDS encoding PAS domain S-box protein yields the protein MTRGDTVLVVDDDAVSRTVLARALVGAGFEAEVVGSGGQALTWLAEHTPSVILLDLVMPPPDGYVVLRSVRRDRRTAEVPVVVLTALDKDEEVARAFELGADDFIRKPFRPVELVARVRGQIRMRDYVVALARKEHDAKVILELTQALSSALDIREILFTVVRRIADVAQIDRCSIILVREQGDVGYVVASSDDKDLRDLPLDLSKYPEIQQVLGTGEVLVIDDARSSPIFDLVRTILPPDSFRSLAILPLLFEDKAMGVLFLRGRRPVALREHELSLARTVAGATAIALRNARILQSLRDQTQQISFARFEAERRLAALQPYADFFHSAADGIIVIDPDGRILFSNPRAQAITCRTDSELSSMTLAGLIDPRDRALLDDLRGGFGRGVFPHTVDLTIQRCDENQCERRVLSCSFSSVLREDGGAILINFHDVTSERATEAELTKTKEFLERVIESSVDAIISADMNGVVLLFNRAAERIYGYTSAEVVGLKTLHDLYPDGSATQIMRLIQSGDHGGPGRLEGYRTEVLAKDGTRIPMMLSAALIVEGGRPTGSVGIFTDLRELVRMETQLTAAQEELRTREKQALIAELAGATAHELNQPLTSVLGYAEMILRRVDATSPAQAAAATIRAEAERMAEIVRKIGKITRYETKSYVGSAKIIDLDRSSGNDDGSSNSSGSAQ from the coding sequence GTGACCCGCGGCGATACGGTGCTCGTAGTCGACGACGACGCGGTCAGCCGTACCGTGCTGGCGAGGGCGCTCGTAGGCGCTGGATTCGAGGCCGAGGTGGTCGGCTCGGGTGGACAGGCGCTCACCTGGCTCGCTGAGCACACTCCATCGGTGATCCTGCTCGACTTGGTGATGCCTCCGCCCGATGGCTACGTCGTCTTGCGCTCCGTCCGGCGCGATCGGCGCACCGCCGAGGTCCCCGTGGTTGTGCTGACGGCCCTGGACAAGGATGAGGAGGTCGCCCGCGCCTTCGAGCTCGGGGCTGACGACTTCATCCGCAAGCCCTTCCGCCCTGTGGAGCTCGTTGCTCGCGTGCGAGGACAGATTCGCATGCGCGACTACGTCGTGGCGCTGGCGCGCAAAGAGCACGACGCCAAGGTGATCCTCGAGCTGACCCAGGCGCTCTCCTCGGCGCTCGACATCCGCGAGATCCTCTTCACCGTCGTCCGCCGCATCGCGGATGTCGCGCAGATCGATCGGTGCAGCATCATCCTCGTCCGCGAACAAGGCGACGTCGGCTATGTGGTCGCGTCGAGCGACGACAAAGATCTCCGCGATCTCCCCCTCGATCTCTCGAAGTACCCCGAGATCCAGCAGGTCCTCGGGACGGGTGAGGTGCTGGTCATCGACGATGCGCGGTCGAGCCCCATCTTCGATCTGGTCCGCACCATCCTCCCACCGGACAGCTTCCGCTCGCTGGCCATCTTGCCGCTCCTCTTCGAAGACAAGGCAATGGGCGTATTGTTCTTGCGAGGGCGGCGCCCTGTCGCGCTCCGAGAGCACGAGCTGTCTCTGGCGCGCACGGTCGCCGGCGCGACGGCGATCGCTCTGCGCAACGCCCGCATCCTTCAGTCACTGCGCGATCAGACCCAGCAGATCAGCTTCGCCCGATTCGAAGCAGAGCGACGACTGGCAGCCCTGCAGCCGTACGCCGACTTCTTCCATTCGGCAGCCGACGGGATCATCGTCATCGATCCGGATGGCCGCATCCTCTTCTCCAACCCACGTGCGCAGGCCATCACCTGCCGCACCGACTCGGAACTCTCGTCGATGACGCTGGCGGGACTCATCGATCCTCGCGATCGTGCCCTCCTCGACGATCTCAGAGGTGGCTTCGGACGAGGCGTCTTTCCACACACGGTCGACCTCACGATCCAGCGCTGTGACGAGAACCAATGCGAGCGTCGCGTCCTGAGCTGCAGCTTCAGCAGCGTGCTGCGTGAAGACGGAGGCGCCATCCTGATCAACTTTCACGACGTGACCTCCGAGCGCGCCACAGAGGCCGAACTCACCAAGACGAAGGAGTTCCTCGAGCGGGTCATCGAGAGTTCCGTCGACGCGATCATCTCTGCCGACATGAACGGCGTCGTGCTCCTCTTCAATCGCGCCGCAGAGCGCATCTATGGCTACACATCCGCAGAAGTCGTGGGGCTCAAGACCCTCCATGATCTCTATCCCGACGGCAGCGCCACCCAGATCATGCGCCTCATCCAGTCCGGAGATCATGGGGGCCCAGGAAGGCTGGAAGGCTACCGGACCGAGGTCCTCGCAAAAGATGGAACGAGGATCCCCATGATGCTGTCGGCGGCGCTGATCGTCGAAGGCGGCAGGCCGACGGGTTCCGTCGGAATCTTCACCGATTTGCGCGAACTCGTACGCATGGAGACTCAGCTCACCGCTGCCCAGGAAGAGCTACGCACCCGCGAGAAGCAGGCGCTCATCGCAGAACTCGCAGGAGCTACGGCCCATGAGCTGAACCAACCACTGACCTCTGTCCTGGGCTATGCCGAGATGATCCTTCGACGCGTGGATGCCACGTCTCCCGCTCAAGCTGCGGCGGCGACGATCCGCGCAGAAGCAGAGCGCATGGCGGAGATCGTCCGCAAGATCGGCAAGATCACGCGCTACGAAACGAAGAGCTACGTCGGGAGCGCGAAGATCATCGACCTCGATCGTTCGAGTGGAAATGATGATGGTTCGAGCAACTCCTCCGGGTCGGCGCAATGA
- a CDS encoding sensor histidine kinase codes for MSEVDPEADSEERITALVEAAFQALPDCAIGVLISRPPQRPLAILRSPLGVTADFQHDRLFPEFPFERAFPFGSEDGAVLRLATSTLDQLQDPAMEAFMRHLTAALRGSLRHGRSREAFREQIIQSDKLASLGQIAAGVIHELNNPLTSILAYTDYLHRKGVRTGLDAADLERLSRIHEAATRIQRFSRDLTTYARPSLERPIPLAIHDVIDRALLFCEHVLEQSGVVVLKRFGEIPLVLGVHEQLTQVFVNLFTNAAQALRSRGSTLEISTRLAESGEFVVIEVSDDGSGVEADHLPHIFDPFFTTRTDGTGTGLGLSIVRNIIHAHGGHVRASAQTPHGMSFALELPAVLEVTR; via the coding sequence ATGAGCGAGGTCGATCCTGAAGCAGACTCCGAGGAACGCATCACCGCCCTGGTGGAAGCTGCATTTCAAGCGCTCCCGGACTGCGCCATCGGCGTCCTGATCTCCCGCCCCCCTCAGCGGCCGCTGGCGATCCTCCGCTCTCCGCTCGGCGTGACCGCCGATTTTCAACACGACCGGCTGTTTCCCGAGTTCCCTTTCGAACGCGCCTTCCCCTTCGGCTCGGAGGATGGGGCCGTACTGCGCCTGGCCACGAGCACCCTGGACCAGCTCCAGGATCCGGCGATGGAGGCGTTCATGAGACATCTCACGGCCGCCCTGCGAGGCTCACTACGCCATGGCCGCTCACGCGAAGCCTTTCGTGAACAGATCATCCAGTCCGACAAACTCGCGAGCCTCGGTCAGATCGCCGCCGGCGTGATCCACGAACTGAACAATCCCCTCACCTCGATCCTGGCCTACACCGACTACCTGCACCGAAAAGGTGTGCGCACGGGCCTCGATGCGGCCGATCTGGAGCGCCTCTCGCGGATCCACGAGGCCGCGACGCGGATCCAGCGCTTCTCTCGCGATCTCACGACCTACGCGCGACCCTCCCTGGAACGACCGATCCCCCTCGCCATCCACGATGTGATCGATCGAGCCTTGCTCTTCTGCGAGCACGTCCTGGAGCAAAGCGGGGTGGTCGTGCTCAAGCGCTTCGGTGAGATCCCGCTCGTGCTCGGGGTTCACGAGCAACTCACGCAGGTCTTCGTCAACCTGTTCACCAATGCGGCCCAGGCCCTGCGCTCGCGTGGAAGCACGCTGGAGATCAGCACGAGGCTCGCCGAGTCGGGCGAGTTCGTCGTCATCGAGGTCAGCGACGACGGCTCAGGTGTCGAAGCCGATCATCTGCCGCACATCTTCGATCCCTTCTTCACGACCAGGACCGACGGTACGGGCACAGGGCTCGGGTTGAGCATCGTGCGCAACATCATCCACGCGCACGGCGGACACGTCCGCGCTTCCGCGCAGACGCCTCACGGGATGAGCTTTGCCCTGGAGCTACCTGCCGTCCTCGAAGTCACCCGGTAG
- a CDS encoding anti-sigma factor family protein encodes MMSANGSKPGHASMGPRPTDLELMLYADGELDEARALEVESHLRHDARARAKLTAMDVVGTAVRKQASALPPIELADLIMARVQKEGAGDAVSVSRETKPSDEPEAGDGLKESGKSAAERPIPRRDARLMQARAKSSQQAANDNARTIFGLAAIAVAAAAGFMIWGRLDSELPQLATAPPLTTTTETASSVGVLVPRAAELDEEGEPSVEIAAVDFGARMGTIFYVATGPSEASPTTAVVWLSDEGIGGER; translated from the coding sequence ATGATGAGTGCCAATGGCAGCAAACCCGGCCACGCGAGCATGGGTCCTCGGCCGACGGATCTGGAGCTGATGCTCTATGCAGACGGGGAGCTGGATGAGGCGCGCGCCCTGGAGGTGGAGTCCCACCTGAGGCACGACGCGAGGGCCAGAGCGAAGCTCACGGCCATGGATGTGGTGGGTACGGCCGTCCGCAAGCAGGCGTCTGCGCTTCCTCCGATCGAACTCGCCGATCTGATCATGGCGCGTGTGCAGAAGGAGGGCGCTGGCGACGCGGTCTCTGTCTCCAGGGAGACCAAGCCGAGCGACGAGCCCGAGGCGGGGGACGGGCTCAAGGAGAGCGGCAAGTCTGCAGCGGAGCGCCCGATCCCGCGTCGAGACGCGAGGCTGATGCAGGCGCGAGCCAAGAGCAGTCAGCAGGCAGCGAACGACAATGCTCGGACGATCTTCGGCCTGGCAGCGATCGCGGTGGCTGCCGCCGCAGGATTCATGATCTGGGGCCGACTGGACAGCGAGCTGCCGCAGCTTGCGACCGCGCCCCCGCTGACGACGACGACGGAGACGGCATCTTCGGTTGGCGTGCTGGTCCCGCGAGCGGCAGAGCTGGACGAAGAGGGGGAGCCGAGCGTGGAGATCGCCGCGGTGGACTTCGGCGCACGCATGGGCACGATCTTCTACGTGGCGACAGGGCCTAGCGAAGCTAGTCCGACGACGGCAGTTGTATGGCTTTCCGACGAGGGTATTGGAGGAGAACGATGA
- a CDS encoding sigma-70 family RNA polymerase sigma factor — protein MPPSVTPLDETDQDLCPDEDGQVQADHEVGEIPLGPAMDLQSSPLVNRARDRASNREVRRRAAEEDRELIERAQRGDGAAFRQLVERHQRSAFSIAIGLVRDENDARELVQEAFLRVYRGLPSFKGGSSFFTWLYRIIMNLSIDLLRKPGRRDLELQENRTIDEDEELPLVSRIDGADPLDVMRRQEIASRIQAALEALPPYHRGVILMREVDGMSYEEIAQAMGVSKGTIMSRLFHARQKLQRALADCYAEEGPDGQADGVEEGS, from the coding sequence GTGCCTCCGAGCGTCACTCCCCTGGACGAGACGGACCAGGACCTCTGTCCAGATGAGGACGGTCAGGTGCAGGCTGACCACGAGGTCGGGGAAATCCCTCTCGGGCCGGCGATGGACCTGCAGAGCAGTCCGCTCGTGAATAGAGCACGCGATCGGGCGTCCAACCGCGAGGTACGGCGTCGTGCAGCGGAGGAAGATCGTGAGCTCATCGAGCGGGCGCAGCGGGGGGACGGGGCGGCATTTCGCCAGCTCGTGGAGCGCCATCAACGCAGCGCATTCAGCATCGCCATCGGTCTGGTGCGGGACGAGAACGACGCCCGAGAGCTCGTCCAGGAGGCCTTTCTCCGCGTCTATCGGGGTCTCCCCTCGTTCAAGGGGGGATCGTCTTTCTTCACCTGGTTGTACCGGATCATCATGAATCTCTCGATCGACCTGTTGCGGAAGCCCGGTCGGCGAGACCTGGAGCTTCAGGAGAACCGCACCATCGATGAAGACGAGGAGCTGCCCCTCGTCTCCCGGATCGATGGGGCCGACCCGCTCGACGTCATGCGGCGTCAGGAGATCGCATCTCGGATCCAGGCGGCGCTGGAAGCGCTTCCCCCTTACCACCGGGGGGTGATCCTGATGCGCGAAGTGGACGGGATGTCTTACGAGGAAATTGCTCAGGCCATGGGCGTGTCCAAGGGAACCATCATGAGCCGGTTGTTTCACGCTCGGCAGAAGCTTCAGCGTGCGCTGGCTGACTGCTATGCCGAGGAAGGTCCCGATGGTCAGGCAGACGGCGTGGAGGAGGGGTCATGA
- a CDS encoding S1C family serine protease, producing MSPPPAPAVVNSEGMPSSFAPLAQQADPAVATVKARVERPGRLGRKRTVAEGLGTAFVYNSDGYLLTNNHVIEDATDIVVSFVDERELQASVIGRDKRTDVAVLKVEEKGLPALPLGDSDVIQVGDWVVAIGNPFGLSHTVSAGILSAKGRTRDDVKGLDPSGYFSFLQTDASINPGNSGGPLLNLRGEVVGINAAVRANANNIGFAIPINMVKQLLPMLLREGRIRRSAIGVVVDSLNAIEAARLKRPDRKGAWVKSVAAGGPADKAGVAPDDVILAFDGKLVSNPNELRWLVSIAGVNKPVSLRLGRHERVFDVRVTLGEQQEVPEEQEER from the coding sequence ATGTCTCCTCCTCCTGCACCTGCGGTGGTCAACAGCGAGGGGATGCCCAGCTCTTTCGCTCCCCTGGCCCAGCAGGCCGATCCTGCCGTCGCGACGGTGAAAGCCCGGGTGGAACGTCCAGGCCGTCTGGGCCGCAAGCGCACCGTGGCGGAAGGTCTCGGTACGGCCTTCGTCTACAACTCCGACGGCTACCTGCTCACCAACAACCACGTCATCGAGGACGCGACCGACATCGTGGTGAGCTTCGTGGACGAGCGGGAGCTGCAGGCCTCGGTCATCGGGCGCGACAAGAGGACGGACGTCGCTGTCCTCAAGGTCGAAGAGAAGGGGTTGCCAGCGCTCCCGCTGGGCGACTCGGACGTGATCCAGGTGGGCGACTGGGTCGTGGCCATAGGGAATCCATTCGGTCTGTCGCACACTGTCTCGGCGGGCATCCTCTCCGCCAAGGGCCGGACGCGCGATGACGTGAAGGGCCTGGATCCGAGCGGTTACTTCAGCTTTCTCCAGACGGACGCGAGCATCAACCCTGGCAACTCGGGTGGCCCTCTCCTGAACCTTCGGGGAGAGGTCGTCGGAATCAATGCGGCCGTCCGTGCCAATGCCAACAACATTGGATTCGCCATCCCGATCAACATGGTGAAGCAGCTGCTGCCGATGCTGCTTCGTGAAGGGCGAATCCGGCGGAGCGCCATCGGGGTCGTCGTCGATTCGCTGAACGCCATCGAAGCGGCGCGACTGAAACGGCCTGATCGGAAGGGCGCTTGGGTGAAATCGGTTGCAGCGGGTGGTCCCGCTGACAAAGCCGGTGTTGCTCCCGACGACGTGATTCTCGCCTTCGATGGCAAGCTGGTCTCCAACCCCAACGAGCTGCGCTGGCTGGTGAGCATCGCGGGTGTGAACAAGCCCGTCTCTCTGAGGCTCGGGCGTCACGAGCGCGTCTTCGACGTGCGCGTGACGCTGGGTGAACAGCAGGAAGTCCCTGAAGAACAGGAAGAGCGGTGA
- a CDS encoding DUF1844 domain-containing protein, translating into MSDASKPNEGEGSGLDEGDLPKLDFSTFVLSIIHSAYVHLGDAPSPGEAEGQNLLLARQDIDLLSLLEEKTRGNLNGEEERLLSQALYDLRVRYVEVAKGS; encoded by the coding sequence GTGAGCGACGCCAGCAAGCCGAACGAGGGGGAGGGGAGCGGCTTGGACGAAGGCGACCTTCCGAAGCTCGACTTCTCCACCTTCGTCTTGTCGATCATTCATTCGGCCTACGTGCATCTCGGGGATGCTCCCAGTCCGGGCGAGGCCGAAGGGCAGAACTTGCTGCTGGCGCGTCAGGACATCGATCTTCTCAGCCTGCTCGAGGAGAAGACGCGCGGAAACCTGAATGGTGAAGAGGAGAGGCTGCTGAGCCAGGCCCTCTATGACCTGCGCGTCCGGTACGTGGAGGTCGCGAAAGGGTCGTGA
- a CDS encoding FKBP-type peptidyl-prolyl cis-trans isomerase yields the protein MQPEEAFGEHEKEGVFTVARDGFPNPESVQLGDEFIAPSPEGDEIAIRVIEILPDAFKVDTNHPLAGQTVRFQVEVCSVRPASAEELEEAQNEMDHEGDHDGACGCGHEHAH from the coding sequence GTGCAGCCCGAGGAGGCGTTCGGCGAGCATGAGAAGGAGGGGGTGTTCACGGTGGCGCGTGACGGCTTCCCGAATCCGGAGAGTGTGCAGCTCGGCGATGAGTTCATCGCGCCCAGTCCGGAAGGCGACGAGATCGCGATCCGGGTGATCGAGATCCTCCCGGATGCCTTCAAGGTGGACACCAATCATCCCCTCGCTGGCCAGACGGTGCGCTTTCAGGTGGAGGTCTGCAGCGTGCGGCCCGCGAGCGCCGAGGAGCTGGAGGAGGCCCAGAACGAAATGGACCACGAAGGCGACCACGACGGAGCGTGCGGATGTGGTCACGAGCACGCCCACTAG
- a CDS encoding efflux RND transporter periplasmic adaptor subunit has protein sequence MGDSSPPVVQERAARGHSTMVPSPRDPAKLEGTNSIEPSTTAPTPRSKTSKGAPDRIRLERELAAAGKKRWASRLAIVGVLCALIAGGVTWRIKTRPPPPPRYVTGEISTGDVVEIIQSTGQIKPLTEVQVGAQVSGRITKVLVDFNSVVKAGDVLAEIDPTLFGAQIDSNQAQVVAAKASVVRAEASLTTAKQRLDRAKRLVAEGVGTQADLDTAQGAYDVALADVAASKAQVSQLAAVLRSSRTNLDFTKIYSPINGIVIDRAIDPGQTVAASFQAPVLFVIAQDLRKMRVFADIDEADVGHVAEGMISDVTVDAFPGEPFKGTVSQVRFSPLTQSGVVTYAAIIEVENPDVKLRPGMTATVSIRSAEALGVKRLPNAALRFKPSPEKDKDGKEIKPPPLETLPPRKGRVWVLTDTTPGAEKIEPRVVDVGITDGTQTVLLSDLGSATIVIDEADDASAGNRRGPRIF, from the coding sequence ATGGGTGATTCTTCGCCTCCGGTCGTGCAAGAGCGAGCGGCCAGAGGGCACTCCACGATGGTCCCATCACCTCGAGATCCAGCCAAGCTGGAAGGCACGAACAGCATCGAGCCGAGCACGACGGCACCGACCCCGCGCTCGAAAACGTCGAAAGGCGCGCCCGATCGGATTCGGCTCGAGCGAGAGCTCGCCGCGGCTGGCAAAAAGCGCTGGGCCAGCCGCCTCGCAATCGTGGGCGTCCTCTGCGCCTTGATCGCAGGAGGCGTCACCTGGCGGATCAAGACGCGGCCGCCTCCGCCTCCACGCTACGTCACGGGAGAGATCAGCACGGGGGATGTCGTCGAGATCATCCAGTCCACGGGTCAGATCAAGCCATTGACCGAGGTCCAGGTCGGCGCCCAGGTCTCGGGACGGATCACCAAGGTTCTCGTCGATTTCAACAGCGTGGTGAAAGCGGGCGATGTCCTCGCGGAGATCGATCCCACGCTGTTCGGTGCCCAGATCGACTCCAACCAGGCGCAGGTAGTCGCTGCCAAGGCGAGCGTGGTGCGCGCCGAGGCCTCGTTGACCACGGCCAAACAACGGCTCGATCGCGCCAAGAGGCTGGTCGCGGAGGGCGTCGGGACTCAGGCCGACCTCGACACCGCCCAGGGGGCCTACGATGTCGCGCTCGCCGACGTCGCTGCCTCCAAAGCGCAGGTTTCGCAGCTCGCCGCGGTGCTCCGCTCCTCGCGCACCAACCTCGATTTCACGAAGATCTACTCCCCGATCAACGGCATCGTCATCGATCGCGCCATCGATCCGGGCCAGACCGTCGCGGCCAGCTTCCAGGCCCCTGTCCTCTTCGTCATTGCCCAGGACCTGCGCAAAATGCGCGTCTTCGCCGATATCGACGAGGCGGATGTCGGGCATGTCGCGGAAGGCATGATCTCCGACGTGACGGTCGACGCCTTCCCTGGGGAGCCCTTCAAAGGCACGGTCAGCCAGGTCCGGTTCAGCCCCCTCACCCAGTCGGGCGTGGTCACCTATGCCGCCATCATCGAGGTCGAGAACCCCGATGTGAAGCTTCGCCCTGGCATGACGGCGACGGTCTCGATCCGCTCCGCGGAGGCCCTCGGCGTGAAGCGCCTCCCGAATGCGGCCCTGCGCTTCAAGCCGTCGCCCGAGAAAGACAAGGACGGCAAGGAGATCAAACCGCCCCCCCTCGAAACCTTGCCGCCACGCAAAGGCCGGGTCTGGGTCCTCACGGACACGACGCCGGGCGCGGAGAAAATCGAACCCCGCGTCGTCGACGTGGGCATCACCGACGGGACCCAGACGGTTCTCCTGTCGGACCTGGGCAGCGCCACGATCGTGATCGACGAGGCGGACGATGCAAGCGCGGGCAACCGGCGAGGGCCGCGGATCTTCTGA
- a CDS encoding ABC transporter ATP-binding protein, translating to MTQEPDEPLIELEHIGKDYVTDAVVVRALRSVDLTILRGDFVAIVGQSGSGKSTMMNIIGCLDRPTRGTYRLDGIDVTHRSNDARAIIRNRLIGFVFQGFNLLPRTTALENVELPLVYRGVDARKRRQLALHALTSVGLEDRLHHTPNQLSGGQQQRVAVARALVTSPPLLLADEPTGNLDTRTSLEVLGLLQELNRTSGISIVLVTHEPDIAACAKRVITMRDGAVRSDVRNEAPHDAAAALAALPLPEEDAAE from the coding sequence ATGACACAGGAGCCTGATGAGCCCCTGATCGAGCTCGAACACATCGGCAAGGACTACGTGACCGACGCGGTCGTGGTTCGCGCGCTCAGGTCCGTGGATCTGACCATCCTGCGGGGCGATTTCGTCGCCATCGTCGGGCAGAGTGGCTCGGGCAAGAGCACGATGATGAACATCATCGGCTGCCTGGACCGACCGACCCGTGGGACGTACCGCCTCGACGGCATCGACGTCACTCACCGGAGCAACGACGCCCGGGCCATCATTCGCAACCGCTTGATCGGCTTCGTCTTCCAGGGGTTCAACCTCCTGCCCCGGACCACCGCGCTGGAGAACGTGGAGCTGCCCCTCGTCTACCGGGGTGTCGACGCCAGGAAGCGTCGCCAGCTCGCGCTCCACGCCTTGACCTCGGTCGGGCTCGAAGACCGCCTGCACCACACCCCCAACCAGCTCTCGGGCGGCCAGCAACAGCGTGTCGCCGTGGCCCGCGCCCTCGTCACCTCCCCCCCTCTCCTCCTCGCCGACGAGCCCACCGGGAACCTCGACACCCGGACGAGCCTCGAAGTCCTTGGACTGCTTCAGGAACTCAACCGGACGAGTGGGATCAGCATCGTCCTCGTCACCCACGAGCCCGACATCGCAGCCTGCGCGAAGCGCGTCATCACCATGCGTGACGGCGCGGTCCGCAGCGACGTGCGCAACGAAGCGCCCCACGACGCGGCTGCGGCGCTCGCTGCGCTGCCCCTCCCCGAGGAAGACGCGGCCGAATGA